The genomic region GTATATATTTTGTTCTTTGGTTACTTAGAAAGTAAATTATAGTGGATTAAGCTTAATATAGCTACTTTAGTTGTCGTGAAAAATTTTGGTGTTATTTTTGGTGGTTCTTTAtgaatataagtatatattttgttgtttggttatttagaaagtaaattttagtggattaagcttaatttagctaCTTTAATTGTCTCAATTTCGTCATTTAGGTGAAAAATTTTAGTGTTCATTTTGGTGGTTCTTTAtgaatataagtatatattttgTTGTTGGGTTACTTAGAAAGTAAATTATAGTGGAATAAGCTTAAGTTAGCTACTTTAATTTCTAAGTTTGGTCATTTAGGTGAAAAACATTAGTgttcttttgctattttttgATGGTTCtttatgaatatatgtatataatttgtTGTTTGTTTACTTAGAAAGTAAATTATAGCGGGATAAGCTTAATTTACACTACTTTAATTGTCTAAATTTCGTCATTTAGGTGAAAAATTGTTATTAGTAAGTTTCTTTATGAATATgtctatatgttttgttgtttGGTTACTTAGAAAGTAAATGGTAGTGGGGTAAGCTTAAGTATGCTACTttagttttctaaatttcgtcACTTAGGTGAAAAATTTAGTgttcttttgctatttttatggttcattatgaatatatgtatataatttattgtttgGTTACCTACAAAGTAAATTACAGTGGGATAACCTTAATTTAGCTACTTTACTTGTCTAAATGTATTCGTTTAGGTGAAAAGCTTTAGtgtcttttgttatttttttatagttctTTATGaatatctttatatattttgttgtttGGTCACTTAGAAAGCAAATTATCATGGattgagcttaatttagctactTTCATTGTCTAAAATTGTCATTTAGGTGAAAATTTTTGTGTTCTTTTGTTATTAGCAAGTTTCTTTatgaatatgtgtatatattttgttgttTGGTTTCTTAGAAAGTAAATTGTAGTGGGATAAGCTTAATTTAGCTACTTTAATTGTCTAAAATTAGTCATTTAGGTGAAAAACTTTCGTGTTTCTTTtgttattagtaagtttatgcacaagcatatgtatatattgctTTTTGGTTGCTTAGAAAGTATATTATGGTGGAATAAGCTTAATTTAGCTACTTTAGTTGTCCAAATTTCGTCATTTaggtgaaaaattttaatgttcttttGGTTTTTTGGGTGGTTCTTTTTATTATAGATTAGCTTGTGCTTCATTGAAATTCTGATGGTCAGAGTTCAATTAGAggtttttcttattctttttcttgCTAATGATTGTGATAATTGGATTAATGGGTGTTACCGAACACTTATGTTCGATACATGATTAGATATAGTACATGGTACGGTCTTCCAAAtgtagaaaaaaattgtaataattggATTAATGGGTGCCATGTTATCCGGGCTCTTTTTCTCAAAGTATTCTAGACTTATGTCGGATACATATTTTGTGACATTGTACACTGTATGgtcttcaaaaaaaatgaatatatcCATATTCAACACTTATCCCTAGTCAACCTGATTCTTGGTAACATAGCTTGGGTGATGGAATGGGTTTATTTTAGGATACTATTTTTTCACTCGAATTGTCCATCGTGAGGATGGACAGGATGTTGTTTGGTTTGGACATGAAGTTGGGGCTGTTTCTAAATTAAATGTTCACTACTGATATGACCAATGAGTTGCTCTCAAAGTTATTTGTAGGGTTGTATGGAGTGGATTTTGGAGTTCATAGGATCTATCTTACTCGGACTTAGTTATGAGTGTCGGATACGAACATGTGGCTAACATGAGTTTGGTTAGCTTTTTCTCAGTTTTTTCCGTGTAGTCAGAGGATCTATGTAGGTCATATCTCTATCTATATGTTAACATGAATGTAACACACATATAACTAAGCAAAAAATGAAAAGCCAAAGGAACATAGCTCTGCATGGTActtgtcaaaattttatgatCTTCAATTTAACATTCCTTTGCTTCACTTTAGGcaaaattcttttattgttttcttttaatgtacTCAAAAGTTTCATGTTACATTCTTTGTGCAGATATTATCCTGAGAGGGCTATGTCCTTAGCATTTGTTCTTCTTAACGAACTTCTCGAGGTCGGtttctttatgttttattcTTGATTACAAGATGTCTTAAAATTCAGTTGGTGATTACTGAACAACCTTAAAACATAAGCCATATTCGGTTCTTGGTTTCCAGAAACTAAAGATTAGAACTTGTCCAGTGGTCTTTGTCGCTTTCTCAGGCAGCCCTAAAGCTTGTATGTACAAGGTTTTTCAGGTACTATTATTGAACCTTTAATATTATTCCAATTCCGAATGAGTGTAGACACTTTTTTTTGTGCTTTATAATTCCCATTGTTGCAGTTTAAATAATCTAGCTGTTTTTATTGTAGATTATTCAAGAAACTGGTGAAGGTCGGCTTAATCCGGTAtcctttctttttccattcAATTCTTGTTGCAATTTACTTGTTATATATAGTCCCTTTATGAAATATCTAATATTCTTAAACTAAACTGAAGTTTTTGTTGTTAATGCTCTTCATTTCATATAGGAAATCCAGTTGATTCGGAATTGTGTTTGCGGACAAATCTATGATTCTGGTCCGGTAGATTTTGCAAGTGATTTGAATGCCCGATTTGCATTACATCCCTCCATACGTAAAATGCCCGTACCATCGAAACTCGTTTCTTGGATCGCTAAAGGTGTTGCTTCTGGTCTTGACGGTCTTTATCTAACCAGGTTTGAGTCTCAGCGTACCGAGTATTGGGAAACCCTTTACTCCTCTGTTGTAAGTTTATTAATCCCCAGTGTTAGCTTGTTAagttgttttcgatctgcttcactttGGTTAATTTCCCTTACTCCTCTTTTGTAGGACTTAGATGCTCCATATCTCATTTTATGCTCGGAGAAAGATGACCTTGCACCATATCCAGTTATACGTGATTTCACCCAATGCTTACAGGATCTCGGGGCGGATGTTGAGATTGTAAAGTGGAATGGCTCTCCTCATCTAGGTCGGTCTGACCATCTCTGCTTTTTATTACTACCAAGTATTGTAACTTCCGTCAAGTTCGTGTCATATACTGATTATGGGTTTATTTTACGTATCTAGTCGATTCAGGTGAAGGGTGGACAGCTAAATGATATGTCTAAGCATATGAAAGTAAATTGGAGACTTTACATATTATTTGTTTgattataagaaagtaaaaGCATCATTAGCTGATTTATgaaagggtaaattataccagTAGTCACTAAATTACAGGAAAGTTTccgttttggtcacttaactaagttacaatttggtcattgaactttttggaagttttcatttaagtcactaaactattcaaaagttttttttaagtcattgagttgttaagcatttttattaaaaaaaagttctgTCAGTGAGCTTGATGTGACAATTCAACGTTCAGTATAGTGGATCAGTACTCATtgatgagtagaagaacatactttagatccaagttgatctaATGGTCAACGTCGGAGAtctgagaattttttttttttgaattttggtttgcaGATTTGTAACGTCCAaagttattttatgaaaaaaaaactgaactgTAAGAAAGGAGAAAATAGAGTTTTCGATTGGTGTAGGCAGTGTGAACAAAGAAAGccatataatatcaattttgacAACCCAGTGACTTAAACGAAAACTTCtgaatagttcagtgatcaatttgtaattttttgtgttAACCAAAATGAAGACTTACTTATAATTTAACCAgtaatggtgtagtttaccctttataaaaataattcatttttatgtCATCTTTCTGATTTACGAAAAGCCCGAGCGCTTGCTTGGAACTGATTGTGTTTTGTACTTCTAAAATGTTTGGTTACTTGTGTGTTCGGTTTTGGCAACTGAGATAATATTATTCTATGCTATATTTCAGAACACTACAAGCATTATCCTATCCAATACAAGGCTGCCGTGGCCAGTTTCCTTGAGAAGACAACTTTGGTCTATTCCCGCAGGATCCGAAATCTCAGGGAAATGAATGGTATGCATGATGAGATCTCCGAGTTAATCTATGGCCTGCAGAAAGCAGCAGTCGACTCGAACCAAAGCTTTAGGAGAGTTGCTCTTGGTCCTAGTGAccactttttcttgccaagttcAGCCAAATATCATAATAGTAGAGAGTCCGGATCTCTTCAAGATGAACGGCCAATCTCTCTACCTGTACAACCAAGCATCAATGCTCATAGTGTCCTCGGCCAAATTCTCTTTGATGCTTGTGTCCCTAAGAACATTGAAGGTTGGGATATTAGATATTCAGGTTCCAGTAAGGGACAGCCATTTGCATCGGCCCGTCGGCGTTCACCTCCCCTTGGTATCAAGTGCAATCGTCGTTCAAGACTGTAAAGGTTCCCAATGAATCAAAATCCCATACCGGAAATGAATGATGCTTAGCTTCTTCTCAACTCGAGTATCGGAAACGAGGTCCCTGGACTTTTTTTTGCAGGAAATTGTGTTGGTTTACCTGTTGTGCTGCTTGCTTGTGATCATAATCCTTTGGCTAGAAGTGTACAGGTAGTGTATATGAGAACATATGCATAGgattgtatgtatgtatgtatttttggtaaaatgtatgtatatgtgttatgcatgcatgcatgtacATAAGAGGATTCTAAGATATGTATGTATTAAGTGAGATATTATACCTCTGTTTTTATGAATTCTAAGATATGTATGCGTTAAGTGAGGCTTTTTATTAAATacttctattcttttcttcatgTTCTTCTTATTCAATCAATTCAGTAATTTTGGGTATTCatgaaatttggattttaaatattttttatttagatttgtcTAAAGGTGGTGTTATGTGCTAGGTCTAGTAGCCTTGGTCCATAAACAAGGttggaatgaaattttattttataagtttatattaaaggttactaattcaaaaatattttaatgctttttaattgtaaaacaagCTATTGGATaaggtatattttaaatttagtttttgtttttgtttttatattttatgaatttaatactttctttttttaaaaatttaaaatttaaatcaaattgttaacatgattgttaaatttattagtgtgatattttgaaacataaaaattaatttagcagTAATGTAACAAAACAACAATGTTGTAATAAACTCGAGTTTAATAGAAAATTCTTAAATCATTCTACATTTTTAaatccaaacaaataaaataaataaatttcatgtataaagaAAACAGAAGTTTAAAGCATATTTTAagttaagtaaataaaattttaaaacaaaagagtTATACAGTTGAGGGATTTAAGATCCCTTCTGTTGACACCAAAATGTAGTAAAGTGAGCCAAGAACTGCAAGTAACTGAATTGAAGAACAAGAAGTTAAGAGGAAGAGCTCCCACAAAGTTTAATTGAGAGAGATGTAAAAGATCAAGCTCTCTCTACAAAATAGGTTCGGGGAAGTAGACTCCTTATGCTcaagtaaattagaaaaaacaaatctcgattttaaaacatatttagtAAAGTAggttatttttttcaaataggGAAATATACCGATCCAAGAGAGAAACAGAAAATGCTTGCTTCTTGCAGAAAGTGTTTTCAACTTACATGTCGAAAAATACTTCCTAAAAACGTGCTTACTTTTGACATATCAGCTTTTTTAGTAAGATAGTTAGATATTAGTGTTTTTATCATTTAGTCTTcagtttgatttttttcctaacattcttattttttatcttatgttgttttaatatttttttaaaattaattagtgttcttaattaataaatataaaaaatacaaatatgagTAAGAGAAAATCAAACTTATGACTCAAAACCTTAAATCATGCAACTATAAGAGTTAATGTGTTAAAATAAAACGCGTTTTGTGGAAAGTCATTTTCAATACGTCAGCTAAAAACCCTTCCTATAGACTACATGATATATTAACAATGATGTGATAGCAATCTTGTTGGATTGATCAAACATGAAATAGACTCAATCCTTGTTGGAGATGAAAATTTAGTGAAGTTTGGGATATGTATAATAATTAATGTGCCACACagttttttagaattagattaGTGTTTGAATTGGTCAAGTCATTGGGGTGATTATTTTCAACCAATTCGTCTGATTCGATTAAactaatcattaaaattttcataaatataaaaaattcaattcaattgtCCGATTTAATTGATCCGTATCGATTCTCTAGTCAACCAATTCAAAGTTTTTCTTCAAATTGATACCTCAATCAATTCGCAGTCTAACTAATTCTACCAATCGATCAAATTTAGTTCAAACTATCACACTATTACACTTCCAAtacaaaactaataatttttagattaaatatacttctaatagtaatttttaaccttaattaaacattaaaaacaaaacatttataaaattaaatacttaaattaatttaatagaaaatcgACATCCGATTCTAATATCTAATCTGTTACTTTTTAATATTGAGTTTACTTATGGATCgaacaaaaattaatacaatctgaacaaaatttaaatttaaatttaggttGAGCCTAGAAAatgaacctaaaattttattacaatagATCTAGATGATGGgaggattaatttaaaatttaactctggaagaaacaaaaaaggaaaaaaagaagaaatgcTTTTCATGTTCTTTCCACTCATACATTTCTCTCTCTGCAGTGTCCCACAAAACCCGATCATTTAGTActgaaatatgtatatgtataaatataataataaacttccttttctctctttgattttcaaaatttcaaatacaaAAGCTTTTGAAAGTGAGATGCCATGGCTGTCTCTCCAAAACAGAGGATAAGCTCTCTCAAGGTCTCTCCTCCTCTTATATACACATTCATCATATCTACATACTTATACACATCACATAATACATAAGCATCATCATCCATATGTTCCATGTATCTTTGAGAAGTATACTCAAAGCTTGTAatctgtttcttttttattttcctggGTTCTATCAAAAACAGAGGATAAGCTTTCTCAAGCTCTCTTTTTTCTTATATACATTcatcatatatacatacatcaCATAATACAtaagcatcatcatcatcatcatccgtATGTtctatgtatgtatgtatgtattttcAGAAGTACCCAAAGCTTGTAAGCTCTCTCaagctctctttttttcttatataaattcatcatacataacatacataagcATACCTACATGTTCTATGTTTGTAGAATCaaacatttacatttttttagaAGTACCGAAAGCTTGTactctgtttttttttcctacTTGGGCTCTATTCAAAACAGAAAATAAGTTCTGCTTCTTCCTCTtttacacatacatacatacatacatacataagcATCATCATTCATCCACTTATGTATGTATTTTAAAGTACccaaacatgtaaaatttttttttttggggggttatgaatatacacacacacatatatatatatatatatatatatagcaggTTAGTCGAGGGAGAGGGAGACCACCCAAGACCAAATTGTTTAGGAAAAAAGTTCCAGCAATGACTGTGAACCAAGTGAGCCTCAATATCCCATTTAAGCTTTTTTGCTTTAAGGTTGTCATTAAACTGTAAGTCTAAAAACTCTCAGCAACAGTACGGAGGGTACTCGAGCTCGGGTGTAAGTACGGAAAGGTACCGAGCTCGTGTGTAAATTTCGGATACAGTTATACATCCGAAACAGCATTTTGGACTCTTAGAGGGTCATATGCTTGCACCCGGAATATGAGAATAAGCTCTTTCAAGGTCTCTTcctcatacatacatacatacataccaTCGAAACAGTCCTTAGAAGGTCATATCTCGTTACCTGTATCAGAATATGAGTTTGAAACGGTTGTTTGATATGTGTATTTCAAGAATATACTAATGGGAATTTTATGAATCTTTTGACAGATAGTCTCTTATGAAAAGGAGAAGGCTCAATGGTGGGTTATTTTagctcaaaattttctttcatgtCTTTGAAACAATCTGGGCATTACAACATTGTATAATATAATATTGTCTCTGTTGTTTCCTTTTTAGTAATAAACGGAAGAGAGCTACATACGATGAAGTGTACGAAAATGGCCAAACCAAATTGGCTGTAATGGAACGAGCATTGGATATTCAAGCTAATCTATCATCTGAGTTCCCTAGCATGATCAAATACATGCTTCCATCACATGTAACCGGAGGATTTTGGCTGGTATGACTCGGTTTTCGTCATTGAGACTTGTTTCCGCATTGGTATATTGATTGGCAGATGTTTTAACTTTTTCCGACGGCAGGGTCTTCCGA from Gossypium raimondii isolate GPD5lz chromosome 1, ASM2569854v1, whole genome shotgun sequence harbors:
- the LOC105773183 gene encoding uncharacterized protein LOC105773183; this encodes MGGGGSVYWGRNQEESKQVKGIVVIFAWVSIHEKHLKNYLDFYSSLGWNSLVSRADFLNVYYPERAMSLAFVLLNELLEKLKIRTCPVVFVAFSGSPKACMYKVFQIIQETGEGRLNPEIQLIRNCVCGQIYDSGPVDFASDLNARFALHPSIRKMPVPSKLVSWIAKGVASGLDGLYLTRFESQRTEYWETLYSSVDLDAPYLILCSEKDDLAPYPVIRDFTQCLQDLGADVEIVKWNGSPHLEHYKHYPIQYKAAVASFLEKTTLVYSRRIRNLREMNGMHDEISELIYGLQKAAVDSNQSFRRVALGPSDHFFLPSSAKYHNSRESGSLQDERPISLPVQPSINAHSVLGQILFDACVPKNIEGWDIRYSGSSKGQPFASARRRSPPLGIKCNRRSRL